A window of Chaetodon trifascialis isolate fChaTrf1 chromosome 3, fChaTrf1.hap1, whole genome shotgun sequence genomic DNA:
ATGTCTGTTGTGAATCTGACAGCGCTCGTGTCCATTTGTGTCATCTTCAAAGTGTTTCAGAGTCCCTCAGCTGATGGGAGGGTTTCTGTGAGGAGGGGCAGGTCTGAACCATCTGACTCACCTGTGACTCAcctgaggatgtgtgtgtgtgtgtgtgtgtgtgtgtgtgtgtgtgtgtgtgtgtgtgtgtgtgtgtgtgtgtgtgtgtgtgtgtgtgtgtgtgtgtgtgtgtgtgtgtgtgtgtgtgtgtgcgtgtgtgcgtgcgggtgcacgtgtgtgtgtgttcaggaagGTGATTGATGAGGCGGCTGCAGCCTTGCGGAACGCTGCGGGGAACTACTACGTCAACGATAAGTCCACCGGCTCCGTCGTGGCCCAGCAGCCGTTCGGTGGCTCCAGAGCTTCAGGTCAGTTTTGTTCTTCATGTGATCAGAGTGCTAACAGGAAGCACCTGTCGTCATGACAATCGTGTTCAACTCTCCTCTCCATCCAGGAACCAACGACAAACCAGGAGGTCCACACTACATCCTGAGGTGGACGTCCCCGCAGGTGGTGAAGCAGACGCACGTCCCCCTCAAAGACTGGAAGTACCCTTATATGGGCTGAGGGAGTCCAGGACTGCAGCCTGCTGGTCCAGTCAGAGCCCTCCATTAGAGCTGATTCTCCAATCACCAATGACACATGTATAGACAGACTCCTGTCTTTGTCcctctgtgtttgcactgaACCTGGACATGAATGTATCTGAGGACACAATGAGAACGTTTTCCGTCCATCAGCTGTCAGGCGTCAGCTGTCCCCAACAAACTGTCGGTGTTCAATGATAAAtaattttattcttttaatcTGAAGCAAATTACAAACGAGTTGATCTGTCAAAGAATCTTCCTTCAGAACGTTTTAATGGAAAAATCAATTTTACTCTTCGAACACTTGAAGACGTCTCCCTTTTAGTCGCTTGTAGGTAgatgagctgcagctcctcatcagATAGAAATCTAATTTTAGGTCAATATAGAACAAACGAGTTCCTCTGAATGTTACGTCTCTGAAGACCATTAACGTCTCATGTTTATTAGTTTAACTGTTTCTAATAATTAAATCTAAATAATTTGACAGAAGAAgaataggaggaggaggagctctaTGTGTGAACGAAGCcgcctttcttcttctgtcctctgttcttATTTTTGTGTCCCAGTAAAGTCTGTCTTTTGGTTGTGGTTAATGGAGGACAACTGCTGTGATTGTCCCTGTGAACTGCttaaatgtccttttttaaaGTGCTGATTGTTCAGAGTGacttcagtctctgctgctttgtcttttaTCAAACAGGTGGAGGAAcatatatttttgtatttgttacGCTTTTGCTGTCCTCAAACAAACGCATCAGATTTATGGTGGAAGCTGCCAGACTAACTCTGTAAATGCAGATTAAATTTTGacaataaatattaaattattatCACGTTCTCTGACTTCTTTTATTCATGGCTGCACTTTTCAAACAGTGAGAGCTGACGAAGGTTTTTGATCAGATGAACATTTCCATGAAGGAtctgcaatctcccatctcttcaggacctgtacacctccaggaaGGTGTGCAGGAAGGATTGTggctgacccctcccaccccggacacaaaccCTTcaagacactcccctctggcaggaggctgcagtccatcaggaccaaaacctcacgccacaagaacagttttttcccatttgttcagccttatcaacaaggcccggaacccccccgacactcttcacactccacctctgcctcatcttgtcacattgacactgccataactctatgcattacattaatgctcagcttggatttccttgttattttactgtatcactgccagctgtactgctcttttattctgaaaaaacaaaataaaaactatatatattgttatttttttttacttttaataccttatttttagaagatttctcatgcaccaacttcaccagcacaaattcctggtatgtgtaaaattgtacttggcaataaagctttttctgattgtAACAGTAACTGCTAACATCAGCTGCTAATGGGAGCAGCTAACGGGATCAGAGTCAATCATTCTGTGATCACATCACTTCTTTGTATCATTGgtcaatattttattttcctcctgctTTGGCAGCACTAATCAAACAGCTTATGTGAGTAAAGCTCATATAGTTTGGAAATCAAGGAACTCAGTTTACCTCAGGAGCTGTGGTCAGCCTTCATACAAATCAAAGCCTGAAGCTACTGATTAATGTTGTAACATTGGCTGATGTAGGTGGAGACAGCGAGCAGCTTGAAGTTAGCAGAAGCTGGCTAGCTTAGAGAGCTGCAGACTATTTTCTCCTTTGATTTTTCTTCAGGGGTCTGATCtcataaatgacacaaaaattcgtacaaataaaaatattcatttaattcagcatttcttagcgcaggtgtgtgtgtgcgcgctgtgTCTGTAAGCCCGCCCCTCACCCCTGCTCAGTAcgtacacacagaagccaccacacatcatgttgTTGACAGTCACTTTCAACCAATTGGATTCCGCTGTTCTTTTCCCGCGCAGGGGACTAAAAATACCCCACTATATAAGACTCTTATCTCAGTCATAGCTCTCAGAGAAAGTCCAGAGCGTGTAATGCCTGTCTTTTTCAATTTCCATTTCAACTGGAGTAGAGTAGGTGTGTGGAAACATGGTGAGTAGGGAATAATGCAAAGTTGCTTTTTAGTTTAATCAGGTTTTACCAAGCTAACAGCCAGTGTCATTTATCAGTTTAAGCTAACATCTTTTTTGGtattagctagcttagctatCTAGCTAGCTAATAGCTGAACGTTTAGCTTCTGCTAACGTCTTATGCAAATCTTATGGTGAAGAGCAGTTAACagagtttcatgttttatggtAAAGAAGTGGTGGAGTCTGTGATACACATGAGATTTTACTTTAACAACACAGACGATTCACTTCAGTAGTTTGTTTTAGCGGATAGTGGAGAGATGTGaccacaaactgaacaaactaTGGAACAACGGCCGGTGTAAGGGTAAGCATTGTTAGTCGTGTTAGCATTGCTAAACGCCAAAATCCAGGCTCTCAAATTTTGAATTGAGTTCACAGTGAGATTTTGGCGGCggtgggggttggggtggggacgggAGTCTggtctgataaatgacacataaattcatccaaataaaaatattaatatgtgtgtgcacgtgcctgtgctgctgtgtctgtgaccCCCGCCCCCAGTatgtacacacagaagccaccacacgTCATGTtgttgaccaatcacatgcggcttgaacagaaaaaaaagttgaggaaaaaacaaagcagctctgctCCGGTTCCCAGGGATGGAGCCATTTCATCCGCGACCAACGCATCACaaattcctctacctgttccactgttatgAAAAATAGCAGCGCAccttggtgggcgttatcctggtgGTATCCTAAGGGAACTGGTTTTACTGGGACACAGAGGCTGAGTGAACAAGAACTGAGCATGGACTCCAAATGATTTGAACCTAGAGCAGATTGTTGAGGATTTGGTGGTGCACATGGCTCAGATTGATACAGGACAGATGAGTACAGAGGGATGTCCAAAACTgctgttgcctagcaacaggACATTGTGTGCACACTATGCAGTGTGTAAAAACCATACAGCTCactttaatgtgtgtgcttgtgccagCAGCTATTATGGGCTTTATGTTGTTTGTCCATCTCTGTGTTGTCTGCTTTGATTATGctttattctgctgttaaagtggcatttatttaatttcttgttGTGTTCTTTCTAATGGAAAAGGCTTGACCtataaattaaattttatttacaCTTGTAGGCTTTCTTGCACACCCTGACATACCCAGTTGGGTTACATCAGTAGCCTTCTCATATTCCTCTGCCTTACCACCTATTTAAAGGGCCTGACTACAACCAAATGTTTGTCATAAAATCATTGCATCAAACACTTGATGTGTAATTGAAATTATGTTCCTCCAGAGATCCTGTTTAAGGATTTTCTGAACATGAAATTTTTTTCTGCCTTAAATATATCTTCATTGATTAAATCTCAAAATAGGATTAAACGTGCAGCATGTGTCAGGTGATTTGGTCATGATGATGATCTTAGATTTTGAGCTATCTTAAACATATGATGTGTAATCTGAAGCATGCCATTAGAAATGGTTGAAATGTATATAAATGTCTGTCGAAAATGAATGCTGAGTGTTATGAGTGAATGTTTTATTCTTCCCTCAGTTATTCGAACCCTCATATAATTTATGGTCATTTCCTTAGATGAGGTGCGCACAGGGACCTACCGCAAACTGTTCCCACCTGACCAGGTGATCACTGGGAAGGAGGATGCTGCCAACTACGCCCGTGGACACTACACCATCGGCAGAGAGATGATCGACCTGGTGATGGACAGGATCTGCAAACTGGTGCGTACAGTCAGAGCAGAGTATGAGATGAAAAGACAGAGCTGTATCTGACATGTGATcattgtctctccctctctgtcctcaggctgtCCAGTGCGCTGGCCTTCAGGGCTTCCTGATTTACCACAGCTTCGGAGGTGGTACAGGCTCTGGTTTCACCTCCCTGCTGATGGAGGGTCTGTCTGTGGAGTACGGCAAGAAGTCCAAGCTGCAGTTCTCCATCTACCCAGCTCCACAGGTGTCCACCGCGGTGGTGGAGCCCTATAACTCCATTCTTACCACCCATGCCACCCTGGAGCACTGTGACTGCTCCTTCATGGTGGACAACGAAGCCATCTGTGATATCTGTTGCAGGAACCTTGACATCGAGCGTCCCACTTACACCAACCTGAACAGGCTGGTCGCTCAGGTTGTGTCGTCTGTAACCGCTTCTCTGCGCTTTGATGGTGCCCTCAATGTGGATCTGACAGAGTTCCAGACCAACTTGGTGCCATATCCCCGTTTCCACTTCCCTGTGGCCAGCTACGCCCCTGTCATCTCAGCTGAGAAGGTTTACCATGAGCAGCTCTCTGTGGCTCAGATCACAAGTGCCTGCTTcgagccagccaatcagatggtgAAATGTGACCCTCGCCACGGCAAGTACATGGCTTGTTGCCTGCTGTATCGTGGTGATGTGGTGCCCAAAGATGTGAATGCTGCCAATACCGCCATCAAGACCAAGCGCTCCATCCGGTTTGTGGACCGATGCCCCACTGGTTTCAAGGTCGGCATCAACTACGAGATGCCCACTGTCGTTCCTGGTGGAGACCTGGCCAAGGTCCACAGGGCCGTGTGCATGATGAGCAACACCACTGCTATTGCCGAGGCCTGGGCTCGCCTTGACCACAAGTTTGATCTGATGTACGCCAAGCGTGCCTTTGTCCACTGGTATGTGGGTGAggggatggaggaaggagagtTCTCCGAGGCCAGAGAGGATATGGCAGCTCTGGAGAAGGATTATGAGGAGGTTGGAGTCGACTACCTTGAGGgcgaaggagaggaggatggagaggagtaTTAAAAGCTCAACAGCTCAAAGCTCAACATTTATTAGTTGAGCAGTTAAATGTGATTTCATTACAAAGTGTTCAGAAGTGTTTGTTGCATGATTTTTGGCTGGTATTAATAAAGTTCCTGAAATGCATTACGTCTTCAGTGTTGTTCAggtaactttttctttttaaagagaaaaaatcttTATGAATGGTGAATCTTTGTTAGTCTTTGAATCTTTGTTAGAAAATTTGCTGGATGAGCGCATGGCAGCGGACATAGGCTGTCAGCTGGAGGAGCCCATTAAGGCTTACGCTCTCGACTGCCGGACTACAGCAAAATAGCCGTTCCAGTGACCAAGTTAACTTCCTCTAAAGTGAAGTTTAACTGGTCAGCAGAGGCTGACAATGCTTTCCAGAAACTTAAGACACTGTTCACCTCCACGCCTATTCTGGTGCAACCGGATCCCTCCAAAACATTTATTGTGGAGGTAGATGCTTCGGACACTGGGGTGGGGGCTGTACTAGAACAACAGAATatgtgctgaggtaagcgtatcgtctcacttcctgtttctggttgctgccttacgagtagtgtgcgtttgtcgctcttgttcctctgagtgtaatttgctctgtgttttgttacagcggccttttatccgcgctacagagtaacattagttctgctcaagcacccataagtctgtttatttagcgaccgtcaattttatttgtctacgcgcttgtctgctctgctagctataccaacttagcctagcagctagcgatggcttctctctgtccctctccagctctctcctgcttggtgtgtcacatgtttagctactcctctgcctcctttagtgatactggtacgtgtaataaatgtagtttatttggtgagttggaggcgaggcttagtgaattggaagctcggctccgcaccatggaaacaaaaccattagctatagttagccaggcccccttagccggtgcggaccgaccaagtgcagctccggctagccgtccctcgacagctcccgagcagccgggaaaccagggaggctgagtgactgttcgaaggaagcatagtcccaagctgaagtccacgggtcactaccaaccgcttcatgtttctaacaggttctccccactcggtgacacacccgctgagaaaccaactctgattattggcagctccattttgagaaatgtgaagttagcgacaccagcgaccatagtcaaatgcctgccgggggccagagcgggcgacgtcgaatcaaatttgaaactgctggctaaggataagcgtaaataccgtaagattgttattcacgtcggcggtaatgacacccggttacgccaattggaggtcactaaaattaatgtggaatcggtgtgtacatatgctaaaacgatgtcggactccgtagttttctctggacccctgccaaatctgaccagtgatgacatgtagccgcatgtcatcgttcaatcgctggctgtcgaggtggtgtccagcaaacagtgtgggcttcattgataattggcagactttctggggaagacctggtctgattaggagagacggcatccatcccactttggagggagcagctctcatctctagaaatctgaccgattttatttatgaacctaacccctgacaactcagagttgagaccaggaggcagagctgcagtcctacacgcttctctgcgcctccattagagcagttacccacccaacactccatagagactgtgtctgccccccgaccacgtaaactaagtaaaccaaaagtacagagaagaggagttaaacataagaatctaattaaaattagaacaacctctgcaatagtacaacaagataggagaattaaatgtggactccttaacatcagatctctgtcctctaaagctgttctagtaaatgagttaatatcagaccataatattgatttattttgtctgactgaaacctggctgtgtcctgaagagtttgtgagcctaaatgaagctactcctccgagccatattaatacccacattcctcgaggcagcggcagaggaggtggagttgcagccatttttgactcaagccttttgatcaaccctaaacctaaactcgactacaactcatttgaaagccttgttctcactctttctcaatgagaaatggaaaacagtgcagccacttttatttgttgtagtataccgctctcctggtccttactctgaatttatagctgagttctcggagtttctatcaagtttagtccttaaagcagataaagtaattattgtaggtgactttaatgtacatgtcgacgttgataatgacagccttagcactgcgtttatctcagtattagactcagttggcttccgccagaatgtacatgaaccgactcactgttttaaccacaccctcgaccttgttctgacatatggcattgaaatcgaagacttaatagtctcctcacagaatcctcttttatcagaccatcatttaataactttcgaattcatattaccagactaccagccagtaggcaaaaattcttataccagactcctgtctgatagtgctgtagctaaatttaaggatatgagtatttaattcaatgccatgtctcaatacaacagaggagtcttatgctaacgttagtccctcccagattgacttcctggttgatagtgctacaggatcgttgcgtatgacacttgactctgttgctcccctaaaaaagaagaaaattaaacataggaggttagctccatggtatactcctcaaatccgcaaattaaagcaaacttcacggaaaatagaaaggaaatggcgttctaccaatctggaagaatttcagtccgcctggcaagacagtcttaaaatatacaggaaagccctccgcagtgccagggcagcctattactctgcactaatagaggaaaataagaacaatcccaggtttctcttcagcactgtagccaggctgacagagagccataattcttgtgaaccatgtattcctttagctctgaacagtaatgacttcatgagcttctttaatgataaaattctaactattagagacagaattcatcgactcctgccgtcaacaggtactgttttgtcttcaaacgcagaaatcatagaaactgttactcagtctgtcgcagttttagactgttttactcctgttgaccttcaccaactaatttcaataatttcatcatcaaaatcatctacctgtattttagatcctatcccgactaagctgtttaaagaagtattacctctaattgactcttcagttttagacatgatcaatctctctttatcaacaggctacataccacagtcctttaaagtagctgtgataaaaccgctactgaaaaagcctactcttgatccaggggttttagccaactatagagcgatatccaaccttccctttctctcaaaaactcttgagaaagcagttgccaatcagctgtgcgactttctaaacaataatagtttattcgaggatttccagtcaggatttagagtgcatcatagcacagagacagcactggttaaagttacaaatgaccttctaattgcatctgataaaggatttgtctctgtactagtcttactggatcttagtgctgcatttgacaccattg
This region includes:
- the LOC139351442 gene encoding tubulin alpha-1B chain-like; translated protein: MVISLDEVRTGTYRKLFPPDQVITGKEDAANYARGHYTIGREMIDLVMDRICKLAVQCAGLQGFLIYHSFGGGTGSGFTSLLMEGLSVEYGKKSKLQFSIYPAPQVSTAVVEPYNSILTTHATLEHCDCSFMVDNEAICDICCRNLDIERPTYTNLNRLVAQVVSSVTASLRFDGALNVDLTEFQTNLVPYPRFHFPVASYAPVISAEKVYHEQLSVAQITSACFEPANQMVKCDPRHGKYMACCLLYRGDVVPKDVNAANTAIKTKRSIRFVDRCPTGFKVGINYEMPTVVPGGDLAKVHRAVCMMSNTTAIAEAWARLDHKFDLMYAKRAFVHWYVGEGMEEGEFSEAREDMAALEKDYEEVGVDYLEGEGEEDGEEY